Genomic window (Bosea vaviloviae):
GAACCGCGCCGTCATCCCGGACAAGCTGCGAAGCAGCGCCGATCCGGGATCCATCGGAGGGCCAATCCTTTGACGGGCTTGGCTCTACGATGGATCCCGGATCTTCGCTTCGCTACGTCCGGGATGACGGCGCGTTTCTGAGCCACGACAATATCCTCTGGTAAGGCAAAGACGACAGGAAACGGGTGGGTTCGTCCCCGGCGATGGGCGAGTTTGCGGTCTCCCGCAAGCAGGAAACGCCCCCATGTCGTCGCCCGTCCCGATCGCTCTTCTCCTCGCCGGCGTCTCCTCGCAATTCGCCGACAAGCTGGCGCTCGACACGATTTCGCTGGCCGCGACGCAAGGTGGGGCGAGCCCGCGCCTGGTCGGTCTGCTGGTGGCGGCGCAATCGGCGGCCTGGTTGCTGGTCTCGCTGCCGGCCGGCGTCTTCGCCGACCGGATCGCGCCGCGGAGCCTTGTCATGCTCGGCGGCGGGCTGATGCTGGCGGGCTCGCTGATGGGGGCAGGGCTGCTGGCGCTGGGCCTGGTCGGATGGCCCCTGGGCCTCTCGACCTTCATCGCGGCTTCGGGGCCGGTGGTGATCGCGCTGTCGATCTTCGTGCTGCTGCCGCGCATGGTCGCGGTGTCGACATTGCCGAGCGCCAATGGCCGGCTCGAGCTCGGCCGCGCCTGCTTCAGCCTGGCCGCCCCGCTGATCGCCGGCTGGGCGGTGGCGCGTGGCATGGGTGCGCTCGGCCTTGTCCTATGCGCGCTGGCAGGCCTCGTCGTGCTCGTCGCCGCCACGCGCCTGCCGGGAAACCGTCCGCCCGCCCAGCCGCGTCAGCCGCTGCATCGCGCCATTGCCGAGGGCGGTGCTTTTGTAGCGCGCCATCCTTATCTGCGGCCGATCGCACTCTGCGCCATCGGCTGGAACATGGCCTTCTTCGCCTTCCTCGCGATCGTCACGCCTTATGCAGCCCGCGTCCTGCTGCTGGCGCCCGAGACGATCGGCCTTGCGTCCTCCGTCTATGGCGCGGGCCTGATCGTGGGCGCGCTCAGCGGCCCCATCTTGATCGCAAGACTGCCGACCGGCCTCTTGCTCGTCTTCGGTCCGGCTTCGTCATTATTCGGAGCAGGACTGCTCGCGCTTGCCCCGGCCTCGCTCGGCTGGCCGGCGCTGGCGCTCGCCTTCTTCCTGTTCGGCTTCGGGCCGATCCTCTGGTTCATCACCCAGACCAGCCTGCGCCAGGCGGTGACACCGCAGGGCCTGCTCGGCCGCGTCAGCGCCACGCTCACCACGGCGATGTACGGCATGCGGCCGGTCGGGGCGCTGGCGGGAGGTCTCGCTGGCGAATGGCTCGGACTGCAGATAGCGATGCTGCTGCCGGTCGGGCTTTTTGCGCTCTCGACGCTGGCGATCCTGGCGTCGCGGATGCCTGGGCTCAGGACCATGCCGGAGGGCGAAATGATGCCGATGGTCCGGGCATGAGAGGTTAGCACCCGGAGGGCCAGGGTCTGGGGCCAATCGCCGAACCGGCCCCGTCTCTCGTCACGCGGGATTGATACGTTCGACGCCGCTGAGCTTGAAGCCGAGCGCTTTCAGGACGACGAGCAAGGTGCTGAGTGTCGGATTTCCCTTGGGGCTGAGGGCCCGATACAGCGATTCGCGCGACATCCCGGCGTCGCTGGCCAGCTTCGACATGCCTTGTGCTCGCGCGACAATGCCGATCGCTTCTGCGATCTCGGCCGCGTCCCCTGTGGCAACGGC
Coding sequences:
- a CDS encoding addiction module antidote protein, whose amino-acid sequence is MSGNPDHISRPFDIAELVGDPIVAQGFIADAVATGDAAEIAEAIGIVARAQGMSKLASDAGMSRESLYRALSPKGNPTLSTLLVVLKALGFKLSGVERINPA
- a CDS encoding MFS transporter produces the protein MSSPVPIALLLAGVSSQFADKLALDTISLAATQGGASPRLVGLLVAAQSAAWLLVSLPAGVFADRIAPRSLVMLGGGLMLAGSLMGAGLLALGLVGWPLGLSTFIAASGPVVIALSIFVLLPRMVAVSTLPSANGRLELGRACFSLAAPLIAGWAVARGMGALGLVLCALAGLVVLVAATRLPGNRPPAQPRQPLHRAIAEGGAFVARHPYLRPIALCAIGWNMAFFAFLAIVTPYAARVLLLAPETIGLASSVYGAGLIVGALSGPILIARLPTGLLLVFGPASSLFGAGLLALAPASLGWPALALAFFLFGFGPILWFITQTSLRQAVTPQGLLGRVSATLTTAMYGMRPVGALAGGLAGEWLGLQIAMLLPVGLFALSTLAILASRMPGLRTMPEGEMMPMVRA